The Triplophysa rosa linkage group LG25, Trosa_1v2, whole genome shotgun sequence genome window below encodes:
- the tcf3b gene encoding transcription factor 3b isoform X6 gives MTEPQQRMTTVGTDKELNDLLDFSAMFAPPVANGKNRPTTLASSQFGGTGMDERTSPWAGGDQNSPSFSQVRSYGEGYNDHDGLSSPFLGTGISGKNERAPYSSFGGQPGFLPSDITMPSADAMSPSGLKSGSQFYSSYPNNPRRRPSDGAMDPQPKKIRKPSGLPSSVYAATSGEDYIRDSAAYPGSKPGSVYPGSFYMQEGLHSSSDPWAPSGSLGQSGYTAMLGNSPHISQPGSFSAINPQDRMNYPLHGADVNGFHSGSAAYSHTSSMNGTDSLMAGRGTVTGSSGDEIGKALASIYPSDHNSNNFSSSPSTPVGSPQGIASTAQWPRPSSQAALSPNYEGGLHALNKMEDRLEEAIKVLRSHAVGQAPGIPGAHADMHGLLAAVSSASGPMGGIPQAFSNPGLPLSNRHPAMAGSHHDDHACLPASSTLLQSAHASGASQPGGASESFSSLPGGLGHATHSSNKSDIKNEDKEDDDNSSVADKSEEEKKESKPSRTRPSLDNEDDEDLPPELKMEREKERRVANNARERLRVRDINEAFKELGRMCQLHLTNDKPQTKLLILHQAVNVILNLEQQVRERNLNPKAACLKRREEEKVSGVVGDTQMQLSGAHPGLGGDGRM, from the exons ATGACCGAGCCACAGCAGAGAATGACCACGGTTGGAACAGATAAGGAACTCAACGACCTGTTAGATTTTAGTGCG ATGTTTGCACCCCCTGTGGCCAATGGGAAGAACAGGCCAACCACACTCGCCAGCAGTCAATTCGGTGGTACAG GTATGGATGAACGTACTAGTCCCTGGGCTGGCGGTGATCAGAATAGTCCTTCTTTCAGCCAGGTACGG AGCTATGGAGAGGGCTACAACGACCATGATGGACTGTCTTCTCCATTTCTTGGCACAGGGATTAGCG GTAAGAATGAAAGAGCTCCATATTCTTCCTTCGGTGGTCAG CCCGGGTTTCTGCCGTCAGACATCACCATGCCCTCTGCAGACGCCATGTCCCCATCCGGCCTGAAATCCGGCTCTCAGTTCTATTCGTCATACCCCAATAACCCTCGGAGACGCCCCTCGGACGGAGCAATGG ACCCCCAACCAAAAAAGATTCGAAAGCCATCGGGACTGCCGTCTTCT GTTTATGCCGCCACCTCTGGTGAGGATTATATCCGCGACAGTGCCGCCTACCCAGGCTCCAAACCTGGTTCTGTGTACCCAGGATCCTTTTACATGCAAG AAGGCCTCCATTCCTCTTCGGACCCCTGGGCCCCCTCTGGATCCTTAGGCCAGTCGGGCTACACGGCTATGCTGGGGAATTCACCGCACATCAGTCAGCCCGGCTCTTTCTCGGCAATCAACCCACAGGACAGGATG AACTACCCTTTGCATGGAGCGGACGTCAATGGTTTTCATTCGGGTTCTGCGGCCTATAGCCACACGTCCTCCATGAATGGAACAGACAGCCTTATGG CCGGTAGAGGCACCGTCACGGGCAGCTCAGGTGATGAGATCGGAAAAGCTCTTGCCTCG ATCTACCCTTCGGACCACAACAGCAACAACTTCTCTTCTTCTCCTTCCACTCCTGTGGGCTCCCCTCAGGGCATTGCAA GTACAGCTCAGTGGCCAAGACCCTCTAGCCAGGCTGCTTTGTCTCCTAATTATGAAGGTGGACTACATGCATTG AACAAaatggaagaccggctggaggAGGCCATCAAAGTACTGCGCAGCCATGCGGTTGGCCAGGCCCCGGGAATTCCTGGAGCCCACGCCGACATGCACGGCCTACTGGCCGCTGTCTCTTCTGCCAGTGGACCCATGGGAGGTATCCCTCAAGCCTTCTCCAACCCTGGACTGCCCCTCAGCAACAGACACCCTGCCATG GCTGGTAGCCACCATGACGACCACGCGTGCCTTCCTGCCAGCAGCACCTTGTTGCAGTCGGCTCATGCTTCAGGCGCCTCACAACCTGGAGGAGCATCTGAGAGTTTCAGTA GTTTGCCTGGAGGTCTGGGTCATGCGACGCATTCCTCGAACAAGTCCGATATCAAGAATGAAGACAAAGAGGATGATGATAACTCCTCTGTGGCTGACAAGTCTGAGGAAGAGAAGAAGGAAAGCAAACCGTCACGCACCAGACCAAG TCTGGACAACGAAGATGACGAGGACCTGCCGCCGGAGTTAAAGATGGAAAGGGAGAAGGAAAGGCGGGTGGCCAACAACGCACGAGAGCGACTGCGTGTCCGCGACATCAACGAGGCCTTCAAAGAGCTTGGCCGCATGTGCCAGCTGCACCTGACCAACGACAAACCCCAGACCAAACTGCTCATACTGCATCAGGCTGTCAACGTTATCCTTAATCTGGAGCAACAAGTCCGTG AACGCAATCTGAACCCCAAAGCAGCCTGTCTGAAGCGACGCGAGGAGGAAAAGGTGTCTGGGGTGGTTGGAGACACTCAGATGCAGCTGTCTGGAGCTCATCCAGGCTTGGGTGGAGATGGACGCATGTGA
- the tcf3b gene encoding transcription factor 3b isoform X1: MTEPQQRMTTVGTDKELNDLLDFSAMFAPPVANGKNRPTTLASSQFGGTGMDERTSPWAGGDQNSPSFSQVRSYGEGYNDHDGLSSPFLGTGISGKNERAPYSSFGGQPGFLPSDITMPSADAMSPSGLKSGSQFYSSYPNNPRRRPSDGAMDPQPKKIRKPSGLPSSVYAATSGEDYIRDSAAYPGSKPGSVYPGSFYMQEGLHSSSDPWAPSGSLGQSGYTAMLGNSPHISQPGSFSAINPQDRMNYPLHGADVNGFHSGSAAYSHTSSMNGTDSLMAGRGTVTGSSGDEIGKALASIYPSDHNSNNFSSSPSTPVGSPQGIASTAQWPRPSSQAALSPNYEGGLHALQNKMEDRLEEAIKVLRSHAVGQAPGIPGAHADMHGLLAAVSSASGPMGGIPQAFSNPGLPLSNRHPAMAGSHHDDHACLPASSTLLQSAHASGASQPGGASESFSSLPGGLGHATHSSNKSDIKNEDKEDDDNSSVADKSEEEKKESKPSRTRPRKEVFTHQALSVLSDQGEDLDNEDDEDLPPELKMEREKERRVANNARERLRVRDINEAFKELGRMCQLHLTNDKPQTKLLILHQAVNVILNLEQQVRERNLNPKAACLKRREEEKVSGVVGDTQMQLSGAHPGLGGDGRM, from the exons ATGACCGAGCCACAGCAGAGAATGACCACGGTTGGAACAGATAAGGAACTCAACGACCTGTTAGATTTTAGTGCG ATGTTTGCACCCCCTGTGGCCAATGGGAAGAACAGGCCAACCACACTCGCCAGCAGTCAATTCGGTGGTACAG GTATGGATGAACGTACTAGTCCCTGGGCTGGCGGTGATCAGAATAGTCCTTCTTTCAGCCAGGTACGG AGCTATGGAGAGGGCTACAACGACCATGATGGACTGTCTTCTCCATTTCTTGGCACAGGGATTAGCG GTAAGAATGAAAGAGCTCCATATTCTTCCTTCGGTGGTCAG CCCGGGTTTCTGCCGTCAGACATCACCATGCCCTCTGCAGACGCCATGTCCCCATCCGGCCTGAAATCCGGCTCTCAGTTCTATTCGTCATACCCCAATAACCCTCGGAGACGCCCCTCGGACGGAGCAATGG ACCCCCAACCAAAAAAGATTCGAAAGCCATCGGGACTGCCGTCTTCT GTTTATGCCGCCACCTCTGGTGAGGATTATATCCGCGACAGTGCCGCCTACCCAGGCTCCAAACCTGGTTCTGTGTACCCAGGATCCTTTTACATGCAAG AAGGCCTCCATTCCTCTTCGGACCCCTGGGCCCCCTCTGGATCCTTAGGCCAGTCGGGCTACACGGCTATGCTGGGGAATTCACCGCACATCAGTCAGCCCGGCTCTTTCTCGGCAATCAACCCACAGGACAGGATG AACTACCCTTTGCATGGAGCGGACGTCAATGGTTTTCATTCGGGTTCTGCGGCCTATAGCCACACGTCCTCCATGAATGGAACAGACAGCCTTATGG CCGGTAGAGGCACCGTCACGGGCAGCTCAGGTGATGAGATCGGAAAAGCTCTTGCCTCG ATCTACCCTTCGGACCACAACAGCAACAACTTCTCTTCTTCTCCTTCCACTCCTGTGGGCTCCCCTCAGGGCATTGCAA GTACAGCTCAGTGGCCAAGACCCTCTAGCCAGGCTGCTTTGTCTCCTAATTATGAAGGTGGACTACATGCATTG CAGAACAAaatggaagaccggctggaggAGGCCATCAAAGTACTGCGCAGCCATGCGGTTGGCCAGGCCCCGGGAATTCCTGGAGCCCACGCCGACATGCACGGCCTACTGGCCGCTGTCTCTTCTGCCAGTGGACCCATGGGAGGTATCCCTCAAGCCTTCTCCAACCCTGGACTGCCCCTCAGCAACAGACACCCTGCCATG GCTGGTAGCCACCATGACGACCACGCGTGCCTTCCTGCCAGCAGCACCTTGTTGCAGTCGGCTCATGCTTCAGGCGCCTCACAACCTGGAGGAGCATCTGAGAGTTTCAGTA GTTTGCCTGGAGGTCTGGGTCATGCGACGCATTCCTCGAACAAGTCCGATATCAAGAATGAAGACAAAGAGGATGATGATAACTCCTCTGTGGCTGACAAGTCTGAGGAAGAGAAGAAGGAAAGCAAACCGTCACGCACCAGACCAAG AAAGGAGGTGTTTACCCATCAAGCCCTTTCAGTTTTATCAGACCAGGGAGAAGA TCTGGACAACGAAGATGACGAGGACCTGCCGCCGGAGTTAAAGATGGAAAGGGAGAAGGAAAGGCGGGTGGCCAACAACGCACGAGAGCGACTGCGTGTCCGCGACATCAACGAGGCCTTCAAAGAGCTTGGCCGCATGTGCCAGCTGCACCTGACCAACGACAAACCCCAGACCAAACTGCTCATACTGCATCAGGCTGTCAACGTTATCCTTAATCTGGAGCAACAAGTCCGTG AACGCAATCTGAACCCCAAAGCAGCCTGTCTGAAGCGACGCGAGGAGGAAAAGGTGTCTGGGGTGGTTGGAGACACTCAGATGCAGCTGTCTGGAGCTCATCCAGGCTTGGGTGGAGATGGACGCATGTGA
- the tcf3b gene encoding transcription factor 3b isoform X4 has product MTEPQQRMTTVGTDKELNDLLDFSAMFAPPVANGKNRPTTLASSQFGGTGMDERTSPWAGGDQNSPSFSQVRSYGEGYNDHDGLSSPFLGTGISGKNERAPYSSFGGQPGFLPSDITMPSADAMSPSGLKSGSQFYSSYPNNPRRRPSDGAMDPQPKKIRKPSGLPSSVYAATSGEDYIRDSAAYPGSKPGSVYPGSFYMQEGLHSSSDPWAPSGSLGQSGYTAMLGNSPHISQPGSFSAINPQDRMNYPLHGADVNGFHSGSAAYSHTSSMNGTDSLMAGRGTVTGSSGDEIGKALASIYPSDHNSNNFSSSPSTPVGSPQGIASTAQWPRPSSQAALSPNYEGGLHALQNKMEDRLEEAIKVLRSHAVGQAPGIPGAHADMHGLLAAVSSASGPMGGIPQAFSNPGLPLSNRHPAMAGSHHDDHACLPASSTLLQSAHASGASQPGGASESFSSLPGGLGHATHSSNKSDIKNEDKEDDDNSSVADKSEEEKKESKPSRTRPSLDNEDDEDLPPELKMEREKERRVANNARERLRVRDINEAFKELGRMCQLHLTNDKPQTKLLILHQAVNVILNLEQQVRERNLNPKAACLKRREEEKVSGVVGDTQMQLSGAHPGLGGDGRM; this is encoded by the exons ATGACCGAGCCACAGCAGAGAATGACCACGGTTGGAACAGATAAGGAACTCAACGACCTGTTAGATTTTAGTGCG ATGTTTGCACCCCCTGTGGCCAATGGGAAGAACAGGCCAACCACACTCGCCAGCAGTCAATTCGGTGGTACAG GTATGGATGAACGTACTAGTCCCTGGGCTGGCGGTGATCAGAATAGTCCTTCTTTCAGCCAGGTACGG AGCTATGGAGAGGGCTACAACGACCATGATGGACTGTCTTCTCCATTTCTTGGCACAGGGATTAGCG GTAAGAATGAAAGAGCTCCATATTCTTCCTTCGGTGGTCAG CCCGGGTTTCTGCCGTCAGACATCACCATGCCCTCTGCAGACGCCATGTCCCCATCCGGCCTGAAATCCGGCTCTCAGTTCTATTCGTCATACCCCAATAACCCTCGGAGACGCCCCTCGGACGGAGCAATGG ACCCCCAACCAAAAAAGATTCGAAAGCCATCGGGACTGCCGTCTTCT GTTTATGCCGCCACCTCTGGTGAGGATTATATCCGCGACAGTGCCGCCTACCCAGGCTCCAAACCTGGTTCTGTGTACCCAGGATCCTTTTACATGCAAG AAGGCCTCCATTCCTCTTCGGACCCCTGGGCCCCCTCTGGATCCTTAGGCCAGTCGGGCTACACGGCTATGCTGGGGAATTCACCGCACATCAGTCAGCCCGGCTCTTTCTCGGCAATCAACCCACAGGACAGGATG AACTACCCTTTGCATGGAGCGGACGTCAATGGTTTTCATTCGGGTTCTGCGGCCTATAGCCACACGTCCTCCATGAATGGAACAGACAGCCTTATGG CCGGTAGAGGCACCGTCACGGGCAGCTCAGGTGATGAGATCGGAAAAGCTCTTGCCTCG ATCTACCCTTCGGACCACAACAGCAACAACTTCTCTTCTTCTCCTTCCACTCCTGTGGGCTCCCCTCAGGGCATTGCAA GTACAGCTCAGTGGCCAAGACCCTCTAGCCAGGCTGCTTTGTCTCCTAATTATGAAGGTGGACTACATGCATTG CAGAACAAaatggaagaccggctggaggAGGCCATCAAAGTACTGCGCAGCCATGCGGTTGGCCAGGCCCCGGGAATTCCTGGAGCCCACGCCGACATGCACGGCCTACTGGCCGCTGTCTCTTCTGCCAGTGGACCCATGGGAGGTATCCCTCAAGCCTTCTCCAACCCTGGACTGCCCCTCAGCAACAGACACCCTGCCATG GCTGGTAGCCACCATGACGACCACGCGTGCCTTCCTGCCAGCAGCACCTTGTTGCAGTCGGCTCATGCTTCAGGCGCCTCACAACCTGGAGGAGCATCTGAGAGTTTCAGTA GTTTGCCTGGAGGTCTGGGTCATGCGACGCATTCCTCGAACAAGTCCGATATCAAGAATGAAGACAAAGAGGATGATGATAACTCCTCTGTGGCTGACAAGTCTGAGGAAGAGAAGAAGGAAAGCAAACCGTCACGCACCAGACCAAG TCTGGACAACGAAGATGACGAGGACCTGCCGCCGGAGTTAAAGATGGAAAGGGAGAAGGAAAGGCGGGTGGCCAACAACGCACGAGAGCGACTGCGTGTCCGCGACATCAACGAGGCCTTCAAAGAGCTTGGCCGCATGTGCCAGCTGCACCTGACCAACGACAAACCCCAGACCAAACTGCTCATACTGCATCAGGCTGTCAACGTTATCCTTAATCTGGAGCAACAAGTCCGTG AACGCAATCTGAACCCCAAAGCAGCCTGTCTGAAGCGACGCGAGGAGGAAAAGGTGTCTGGGGTGGTTGGAGACACTCAGATGCAGCTGTCTGGAGCTCATCCAGGCTTGGGTGGAGATGGACGCATGTGA
- the tcf3b gene encoding transcription factor 3b isoform X2: protein MTEPQQRMTTVGTDKELNDLLDFSAMFAPPVANGKNRPTTLASSQFGGTGMDERTSPWAGGDQNSPSFSQVRSYGEGYNDHDGLSSPFLGTGISGKNERAPYSSFGGQPGFLPSDITMPSADAMSPSGLKSGSQFYSSYPNNPRRRPSDGAMDPQPKKIRKPSGLPSSVYAATSGEDYIRDSAAYPGSKPGSVYPGSFYMQEGLHSSSDPWAPSGSLGQSGYTAMLGNSPHISQPGSFSAINPQDRMNYPLHGADVNGFHSGSAAYSHTSSMNGTDSLMAGRGTVTGSSGDEIGKALASIYPSDHNSNNFSSSPSTPVGSPQGIASTAQWPRPSSQAALSPNYEGGLHALNKMEDRLEEAIKVLRSHAVGQAPGIPGAHADMHGLLAAVSSASGPMGGIPQAFSNPGLPLSNRHPAMAGSHHDDHACLPASSTLLQSAHASGASQPGGASESFSSLPGGLGHATHSSNKSDIKNEDKEDDDNSSVADKSEEEKKESKPSRTRPRKEVFTHQALSVLSDQGEDLDNEDDEDLPPELKMEREKERRVANNARERLRVRDINEAFKELGRMCQLHLTNDKPQTKLLILHQAVNVILNLEQQVRERNLNPKAACLKRREEEKVSGVVGDTQMQLSGAHPGLGGDGRM from the exons ATGACCGAGCCACAGCAGAGAATGACCACGGTTGGAACAGATAAGGAACTCAACGACCTGTTAGATTTTAGTGCG ATGTTTGCACCCCCTGTGGCCAATGGGAAGAACAGGCCAACCACACTCGCCAGCAGTCAATTCGGTGGTACAG GTATGGATGAACGTACTAGTCCCTGGGCTGGCGGTGATCAGAATAGTCCTTCTTTCAGCCAGGTACGG AGCTATGGAGAGGGCTACAACGACCATGATGGACTGTCTTCTCCATTTCTTGGCACAGGGATTAGCG GTAAGAATGAAAGAGCTCCATATTCTTCCTTCGGTGGTCAG CCCGGGTTTCTGCCGTCAGACATCACCATGCCCTCTGCAGACGCCATGTCCCCATCCGGCCTGAAATCCGGCTCTCAGTTCTATTCGTCATACCCCAATAACCCTCGGAGACGCCCCTCGGACGGAGCAATGG ACCCCCAACCAAAAAAGATTCGAAAGCCATCGGGACTGCCGTCTTCT GTTTATGCCGCCACCTCTGGTGAGGATTATATCCGCGACAGTGCCGCCTACCCAGGCTCCAAACCTGGTTCTGTGTACCCAGGATCCTTTTACATGCAAG AAGGCCTCCATTCCTCTTCGGACCCCTGGGCCCCCTCTGGATCCTTAGGCCAGTCGGGCTACACGGCTATGCTGGGGAATTCACCGCACATCAGTCAGCCCGGCTCTTTCTCGGCAATCAACCCACAGGACAGGATG AACTACCCTTTGCATGGAGCGGACGTCAATGGTTTTCATTCGGGTTCTGCGGCCTATAGCCACACGTCCTCCATGAATGGAACAGACAGCCTTATGG CCGGTAGAGGCACCGTCACGGGCAGCTCAGGTGATGAGATCGGAAAAGCTCTTGCCTCG ATCTACCCTTCGGACCACAACAGCAACAACTTCTCTTCTTCTCCTTCCACTCCTGTGGGCTCCCCTCAGGGCATTGCAA GTACAGCTCAGTGGCCAAGACCCTCTAGCCAGGCTGCTTTGTCTCCTAATTATGAAGGTGGACTACATGCATTG AACAAaatggaagaccggctggaggAGGCCATCAAAGTACTGCGCAGCCATGCGGTTGGCCAGGCCCCGGGAATTCCTGGAGCCCACGCCGACATGCACGGCCTACTGGCCGCTGTCTCTTCTGCCAGTGGACCCATGGGAGGTATCCCTCAAGCCTTCTCCAACCCTGGACTGCCCCTCAGCAACAGACACCCTGCCATG GCTGGTAGCCACCATGACGACCACGCGTGCCTTCCTGCCAGCAGCACCTTGTTGCAGTCGGCTCATGCTTCAGGCGCCTCACAACCTGGAGGAGCATCTGAGAGTTTCAGTA GTTTGCCTGGAGGTCTGGGTCATGCGACGCATTCCTCGAACAAGTCCGATATCAAGAATGAAGACAAAGAGGATGATGATAACTCCTCTGTGGCTGACAAGTCTGAGGAAGAGAAGAAGGAAAGCAAACCGTCACGCACCAGACCAAG AAAGGAGGTGTTTACCCATCAAGCCCTTTCAGTTTTATCAGACCAGGGAGAAGA TCTGGACAACGAAGATGACGAGGACCTGCCGCCGGAGTTAAAGATGGAAAGGGAGAAGGAAAGGCGGGTGGCCAACAACGCACGAGAGCGACTGCGTGTCCGCGACATCAACGAGGCCTTCAAAGAGCTTGGCCGCATGTGCCAGCTGCACCTGACCAACGACAAACCCCAGACCAAACTGCTCATACTGCATCAGGCTGTCAACGTTATCCTTAATCTGGAGCAACAAGTCCGTG AACGCAATCTGAACCCCAAAGCAGCCTGTCTGAAGCGACGCGAGGAGGAAAAGGTGTCTGGGGTGGTTGGAGACACTCAGATGCAGCTGTCTGGAGCTCATCCAGGCTTGGGTGGAGATGGACGCATGTGA
- the tcf3b gene encoding transcription factor 3b isoform X3 codes for MTEPQQRMTTVGTDKELNDLLDFSAMFAPPVANGKNRPTTLASSQFGGTGMDERTSPWAGGDQNSPSFSQSYGEGYNDHDGLSSPFLGTGISGKNERAPYSSFGGQPGFLPSDITMPSADAMSPSGLKSGSQFYSSYPNNPRRRPSDGAMDPQPKKIRKPSGLPSSVYAATSGEDYIRDSAAYPGSKPGSVYPGSFYMQEGLHSSSDPWAPSGSLGQSGYTAMLGNSPHISQPGSFSAINPQDRMNYPLHGADVNGFHSGSAAYSHTSSMNGTDSLMAGRGTVTGSSGDEIGKALASIYPSDHNSNNFSSSPSTPVGSPQGIASTAQWPRPSSQAALSPNYEGGLHALQNKMEDRLEEAIKVLRSHAVGQAPGIPGAHADMHGLLAAVSSASGPMGGIPQAFSNPGLPLSNRHPAMAGSHHDDHACLPASSTLLQSAHASGASQPGGASESFSSLPGGLGHATHSSNKSDIKNEDKEDDDNSSVADKSEEEKKESKPSRTRPRKEVFTHQALSVLSDQGEDLDNEDDEDLPPELKMEREKERRVANNARERLRVRDINEAFKELGRMCQLHLTNDKPQTKLLILHQAVNVILNLEQQVRERNLNPKAACLKRREEEKVSGVVGDTQMQLSGAHPGLGGDGRM; via the exons ATGACCGAGCCACAGCAGAGAATGACCACGGTTGGAACAGATAAGGAACTCAACGACCTGTTAGATTTTAGTGCG ATGTTTGCACCCCCTGTGGCCAATGGGAAGAACAGGCCAACCACACTCGCCAGCAGTCAATTCGGTGGTACAG GTATGGATGAACGTACTAGTCCCTGGGCTGGCGGTGATCAGAATAGTCCTTCTTTCAGCCAG AGCTATGGAGAGGGCTACAACGACCATGATGGACTGTCTTCTCCATTTCTTGGCACAGGGATTAGCG GTAAGAATGAAAGAGCTCCATATTCTTCCTTCGGTGGTCAG CCCGGGTTTCTGCCGTCAGACATCACCATGCCCTCTGCAGACGCCATGTCCCCATCCGGCCTGAAATCCGGCTCTCAGTTCTATTCGTCATACCCCAATAACCCTCGGAGACGCCCCTCGGACGGAGCAATGG ACCCCCAACCAAAAAAGATTCGAAAGCCATCGGGACTGCCGTCTTCT GTTTATGCCGCCACCTCTGGTGAGGATTATATCCGCGACAGTGCCGCCTACCCAGGCTCCAAACCTGGTTCTGTGTACCCAGGATCCTTTTACATGCAAG AAGGCCTCCATTCCTCTTCGGACCCCTGGGCCCCCTCTGGATCCTTAGGCCAGTCGGGCTACACGGCTATGCTGGGGAATTCACCGCACATCAGTCAGCCCGGCTCTTTCTCGGCAATCAACCCACAGGACAGGATG AACTACCCTTTGCATGGAGCGGACGTCAATGGTTTTCATTCGGGTTCTGCGGCCTATAGCCACACGTCCTCCATGAATGGAACAGACAGCCTTATGG CCGGTAGAGGCACCGTCACGGGCAGCTCAGGTGATGAGATCGGAAAAGCTCTTGCCTCG ATCTACCCTTCGGACCACAACAGCAACAACTTCTCTTCTTCTCCTTCCACTCCTGTGGGCTCCCCTCAGGGCATTGCAA GTACAGCTCAGTGGCCAAGACCCTCTAGCCAGGCTGCTTTGTCTCCTAATTATGAAGGTGGACTACATGCATTG CAGAACAAaatggaagaccggctggaggAGGCCATCAAAGTACTGCGCAGCCATGCGGTTGGCCAGGCCCCGGGAATTCCTGGAGCCCACGCCGACATGCACGGCCTACTGGCCGCTGTCTCTTCTGCCAGTGGACCCATGGGAGGTATCCCTCAAGCCTTCTCCAACCCTGGACTGCCCCTCAGCAACAGACACCCTGCCATG GCTGGTAGCCACCATGACGACCACGCGTGCCTTCCTGCCAGCAGCACCTTGTTGCAGTCGGCTCATGCTTCAGGCGCCTCACAACCTGGAGGAGCATCTGAGAGTTTCAGTA GTTTGCCTGGAGGTCTGGGTCATGCGACGCATTCCTCGAACAAGTCCGATATCAAGAATGAAGACAAAGAGGATGATGATAACTCCTCTGTGGCTGACAAGTCTGAGGAAGAGAAGAAGGAAAGCAAACCGTCACGCACCAGACCAAG AAAGGAGGTGTTTACCCATCAAGCCCTTTCAGTTTTATCAGACCAGGGAGAAGA TCTGGACAACGAAGATGACGAGGACCTGCCGCCGGAGTTAAAGATGGAAAGGGAGAAGGAAAGGCGGGTGGCCAACAACGCACGAGAGCGACTGCGTGTCCGCGACATCAACGAGGCCTTCAAAGAGCTTGGCCGCATGTGCCAGCTGCACCTGACCAACGACAAACCCCAGACCAAACTGCTCATACTGCATCAGGCTGTCAACGTTATCCTTAATCTGGAGCAACAAGTCCGTG AACGCAATCTGAACCCCAAAGCAGCCTGTCTGAAGCGACGCGAGGAGGAAAAGGTGTCTGGGGTGGTTGGAGACACTCAGATGCAGCTGTCTGGAGCTCATCCAGGCTTGGGTGGAGATGGACGCATGTGA